Genomic DNA from Candidatus Kapaibacterium sp.:
AGCTCCGCGAAAGGCTTCCCCAACAGCCCCTCGAAACGCTGCCGCCCGTCTTCGTTCGCCGTCTCGCCGTACACCTTCCCACTCGGCACCTCTGCCCAGTGGGCGAAGAAAGAGCGCGAACGCACAGCCTCGATTGCTGCCTGCAGCGTCGCAGCGTGTTTCTCCACCAGCGTCTCCCACCCCATTGCAATCCCTGTAACCGTACCACTTCCCACAGCCCCAAACTTAGGGCTTTTGCCTGCCGCAAGAGACCCACCCTTCCTGTCAGCCTGCAGAGCACACGGCCCAACGCCGCGACCGCGGCCCTGCCATATTTTTGTGAGCCTGGTTGGGCCAACAAGCTATGGCTCGCGATGAAGGTTGCCGTGTACTCTGCCCACAACTTCGAGCGCCCGTACCTCCGCGAAGCGGCTGGTTCACGCCACGAGCTCCTCTTCCTGGACTATCGCCTGGACGTCTCCACCGCCACCTTCGCCCAGGGGTGCCCGGCTGTCATGCTCTTCGCCAACGACGACGGCTCAGCCCCCGTGCTGGATGTCCTGGCAGCCCAAGGGGTCCGCTTCCTGGCGCTGCGCTCGGCTGGGTACAACCACGTTGACATCGAGCACGCCCACCGGCTCGGCATGCGGGTAGCCAACGTGCCCGACTACTCCCCGTATGCCGTTGCCGAGCATGCCGTGGCCATGATCTTGGCGCTCAACCGCAAGCTCATCCGCGCCTACAACCGTGTCCGCGAGCTGAACTTCTCCCTCGACGGCCTCGTAGGCTTCGACCTCCACGGGAAGACCGTCGGCGTCTTCGGGGTCGGGCGGATCGGCTCCGCATTGGTCCGCATCCTCCACGGGTTCGGCTGCCGCGTACTGGGCTGTGACCCGGTCCAGCGCCCCGAGCTCTGCCAGCAGTATGGGCTGGAGTACGTCCCGCTGGAACGCCTCTGCCGGGAGAGCCGCATCATCGTCCTCTGCGCCCCGCTGACGCCCGAGACGCGCTACGTCATCAACCGCGACACCCTGGCCCTGATGCCCGACGGCGTCATGATCATCAACGTCGCCCGCGGGGGACTCCTGAACACCCGCGACGTCATCGAGGCGCTCAAGAAGCGCAAGATCGGCTACCTCGGGCTGGACGTCTACGAAGAGGAGGCCGGGCTCTTCTTCTACGACCACTCCCAGGACATCATCACCGACGACCTCATCGCTCGCCTCCTGACCTTCCCGAATGTGCTCATCACGAGCCACCAGGCCTTCCTGACCGAGGAGGCCCTCCGGAACATTGCTGCCACTTCCATCGCCGCCCTGGACGCCTGGGAACAGGGCCTCCCGGCTGCCAACGAGCTGTAATCGACCGGGGGCTGTCACCGCCAGGGGCTGCACTTGACCTCCGGGCATGTAATCGGCAGACCATCCGGTGCCCCTCGCCTACGACGGAGGCACTTCGCAAGCACAGCACTGCGCGGCCCGAAGGTCATCTCCACAGCCCCAGCGCTGAGCGCCTTCGCGGCACCACTACAGCCCCAGCC
This window encodes:
- a CDS encoding 2-hydroxyacid dehydrogenase, translated to MKVAVYSAHNFERPYLREAAGSRHELLFLDYRLDVSTATFAQGCPAVMLFANDDGSAPVLDVLAAQGVRFLALRSAGYNHVDIEHAHRLGMRVANVPDYSPYAVAEHAVAMILALNRKLIRAYNRVRELNFSLDGLVGFDLHGKTVGVFGVGRIGSALVRILHGFGCRVLGCDPVQRPELCQQYGLEYVPLERLCRESRIIVLCAPLTPETRYVINRDTLALMPDGVMIINVARGGLLNTRDVIEALKKRKIGYLGLDVYEEEAGLFFYDHSQDIITDDLIARLLTFPNVLITSHQAFLTEEALRNIAATSIAALDAWEQGLPAANEL